AAAAAAGCTAAAGTGTACAAATCGAATAGAAATGAACATTTCCCTTTCTTATTAATTTTGAATGGTTAGTAAAACTTATATTACATTGTTATGAGCGATTGTCAAGAAAAAGCCCCTATATTCGTATATGCGATTTAATTTACTATGGTAGTATGGCAGTTTTTAATTACTTACACTGAGTATATATATAATTGACTCACCCTCCCTCTCCCCAACCATCACCCTGCTGCAAAGACGATGCTGAACGTATGGTTAAAAGAGGATTGTAATTGGATAATTTTTTAACCCTGAACAACTAAAAAAAAAATCAGAGCCAGTGTTTATGTGGGGTCAACGACTAAGTACAAACTTGTTTGACTCCTATACTATGCTCATCTGTCTGCGAACAAAAAGGAGAGAATCATAGATCTGGTGCTTATTTATCTGTTATAAGAAGACTCTTTGAAAAATCTCATTAATTTATATAAAAGTTCCGACAAAACCAGGATTAAGTTCTACTTTTGTCAATTTCGTGGAAATTGACAATATATAACAGAGCAACTTTCAGGAGTATCTATTGTCTTGATTGAGTGAAAATTTTAGATTGCATTTAATTGCTGTTTCATCCAAACTTTAATGAGTGAAGAAATATTCTCCCCTATTAATAATAATCAAAAATTTCTTTATTTTCCTTGCATCCAGTGTTTTATACCTTTGGCTGTTCATTCCAAATATAACAGCAATCAGATTAATCATGATTTCAGGATTGCTCACTGGAACAGCACTTATAGTGTTACTCATTAATTTACGCAAGCAAAAAAAGATCATTACCCAGATATCCCGTAGTTTAAGTGAAATAAAGAAAGGTGAAGAGGTTGATCTCTCAATTAAAATAGTTGAGTCTGCTGAGTCCTCAACAAATAATCTTGCTGAGAATATGGATATACTTACTGATCATTTGAATTCTGTCTTCATCGATATATCTCGTTCTACACGAAAGTTCAATCTTTTTGCATCAGACATTTTCTTTTCAGCACGCCATCTATCTGAAAAATCTCATGATCAGTCCCAAACCATGGAAGTAATTCTTAGGCAGGTCAGTAGTTTTCAGAACGCCTTATCTTCTTTAGAGACAGAAATATCAGCAATCCTCGAGCAGCTGAATGAGACTTCTGATGCTTATAGAGGTTTGAATGAGAGATCCGCCGCTGCAAGCTCTAGATTGGAACCATTGGCCGATGAGACAAGGAAAGCTTCCGGGGAAGCAAAAACAGGTCAACAGAATGTTGAACAGTCTGCTCAGGTAATTCAGAATCTTGTGGAAACCATGAACAGTCTGCAAGAGGGAATGGAAAGGATGAGTGAAAAAACATCAAGGGTGAGCAAAGTGATTGTTACACTTGAAGATATATCAGAAAGAACTCATGTTTTAGCGACAAATGCATCTATCGAAGCCGCACGGGCTGGTAGTCAAGGAGCGGGTTTTGCTGTTATCGCTTCAGAAGTTAGAAAGCTGGCTGGATATTCAAGGGAAGCGATCAAGGATGTTGGAGATTTTCTAAAAGAAACCAGCAAAAGTATAAATGAAAATACTCTTTATTGGAAAACAGGAGTAGAGAAAGCCTATGCTGTAAAACACTTTGGAGACAATGCCCGGGAGGTACTGGGAAGTATAAGCTCTCGTATGTCTGAAATTACCAGGGGAATGGATGATTTTCAAATTCAATTCCAAGAACAGGGAATTATCATTGATAAAACCTTAAAGATCTCAGGAGATATAAATAATAGAATTAACGGTTTTTCTGAAACTTTAAAAGAACAATCCAAAGGATATGATGCAATTCAAAGTCTTGTAAAAAATGCTGCCGAGGGTTCAGAGGCGGCTTCAACATCTGCTTCAGTTCTATCTCAACTGGCAACTTATTTAAAAGTGGGAGGAAAGGAGCTGAAATATGCAATTAAACATTTCAGAATCAGTGAAGAGCGGCAACTTTCCACAATAGCCCGTCAGGAGATGAGACGTGTTCTCCTTTACAATCTTGAAATATTCCAGAATGGCCGTTTCATTGGACATCTTGGGGATTTATCACCTTCAGGTCTCTTGATGTATAGTGACTTTGAATTTACTCTTGGAAATGAAATTTCCTCCAATGTTCAGCTGCCCATTGGTTTCACCCATCTGAATGAAATATCACTGTTATTGACACCCCGCCGGATTGAACATGACGGAGACAGCTTTAGAATTGGATGTTCTATGAAGCTGCAGAATCAAAATCAATTTGAAGAATTCACAGAGATTCTTGAGAAACTAACTCTCCACGATATAAATGAAACAATTCTCTCCCAACCCTCAGCAAAGATTCAAGAAGAATTTGAAGAGGATATTGAAGAATTGTGTGAAATATGAAAATTGTCCTTAGTGTAGTTTTTTTCCATGTGGAATGGAGAAGAGTCGTCTGAATGTTTATCATACAGCTGAGACAGGTCTTCGGGGCTGGTTTATGCATGAAGGACAGGGCACAAAGGCTTGCAAACACAAAATTGATTCACCATTCGGGAACCGCAGCCCTTGCCCCGGACGGACGGCACGTGAAGGCCGGTGAAGACAGTATAAGGGTTCCGACCTCCTTCGGCCTGCAGGTTGTCATCAATCCTTCAGATTTTACAGATATCAGCCGGGTACTCCCCTCTCAGGGGAAAAATCCCCTGGATCGAGAAGTACTAGGGGAACTTTGGGAACACCTTTCTGCTGGTAAACCCTTTTAGGGGAAAGTGCCCCAAAGTGATAGATATTCTGTTTCACAAGGAACCATGCAGCTCGTGCAATAGCTTTTGAATCGTACAGGACTTATTTCATACTTATCAATGGACATGCTTTACTCTTTCGACTCGTTATTTAATTCTGGTTATCAAACATTTTCCGATCATTGAAATCTGCAAACCCTAGAAAGAAATGTCGGAAATAGACTCGATAAATTTTATTTCCGACTTCCTCAAGAAAAATTGTATTCCGGAGAATCTGGTTGACAGGGATAATAGCGTTTCTTACCATTAAGATAAGAATATAAGTTTTAACAATTACTTCTCTGACTAATCTGCTAATCAAAAGGATGGAATCTTGAAAATAACAAATATTACAGATTGTACGACTCTAAATAATGGAATACAGATGCCCAGGTTTGGATTGGGTGTATTTCAAATGACAGAACCCGATGAAACTGTAAATGCTATACGCTGGGCTTTGGATGCCGGATACAGAAGTATTGATACTGCAGCAATATATAAGAATGAAAAAGAAACAGGTAAAGGAATAAAAGCAGGCAGTGTTGCCAGAGAAGATATTTTTTTGACCACAAAAGTCTGGAATGAAGACATGCGGCAAGACCGGGTAAAAGAAGCATTTGAGCAGAGCCTGAAACTTCTTGATACCGACTATGTGGATTTGTACCTGTTACACTGGCCGGTAAAAGGGTGCTATAAAAGGGCATGGGACACCTTACAGGAGCTTTATGCAAAAGGCAGAATGAAAGCAATTGGTGTGAGTAACTTTATGATTGAGAATCTGAAAGATATAGAATCTGGATCTGATATCATTCCTGCGATAAATCAAATTGAATATCATCCTCACCTGCAGCAGCCTGAACTTTTACAATACTGTAGAGAAAAGAACATACAGGTGGAAGCATGGAGTCCGCTGATGCAGGGAAAAATCTTTACAATTAAAGAAATCACCGATTTAGCTGAAAAGTACAAAAAAACGGCTGTCCAGATTATTCTGCGCTGGGATCTGCAAAACGGAATTGTAACGATTCCCAAATCTTCACGAAAAGAAAGAATCATTGATAATGCTGATGTTTTTAACTTTGAACTATCTGAAGAAGACATGGGAATACTAAACTCACTTGATAGCGGAACTCGGGTTGGTCCTGATCCTTATACATTTAATTTCTAAAGTCTTGGTGTCGTTTATATTCCAAAAAGAGGACTTGAAACGGACCCTTCGACCCTGCGCAATTGTTTCACCAGTGCTTAGACAGGCTCTGGTAGGAACAGGAAGGTCTTTAAGCACTTCATTGTTAAAATGATGAAGATGATTCCCGGAGATTTATACAAAAATCAAATCAGTATCTCAATTGTTATTATCCCATTAAAAATTTACTTTACCAATTATGATGTCCTTTGAGCTTGAGAATGAGTAGTTTGTAAGTAGAGCAGCTTTGTAATACTACATTTTGTAAGGCACAAGTTGATTCGGTATATATAGGAAACCATGAATATGACGGGTTGAATTCAAGGCACTCACCCAGAGCTTTAAGCACCTGGGAATCGAGATTTAGGGGATTCTATGGAACACCAAAAAAACATTACACTGAACCGTATTGTATCATTTCTAATCGGAGGATTGCTGATTTTTGCAATCATGAACCTGACTGTGTTGAATAACGCAAAAAAAGAGAATGCGCAACTTGTAAAGTCTCTGGACATCTCCCAATTTGAAGCCAGTAGACTACTTGCAGATGCGGAAGCACAATTTGCTGCCGGGGATTTTGAAGACGCAAAACTTACATTGACAACACTCTTTGAAAATCAACCTGGATCGACGGAAGCCGCCTCGGGTCACCCTTTACTGACTAAAATTGAAGCAAAAGAAACAACTCTCAATGATAAATGGGAAATGGCTCTTCCTGGTATCCGTAATGAATATTACAAAGTAATGGCATCAGAATTAAGAGCAGAATCTGAAGCCGATAGGGTTGAATTTGAAAATGAGTTAGAAAATAACATTGATAAAGCCTGGAAAGAAGAGATTGATACGATTAAGTCAGATTGGATGAATCAGAGTTAAATTTCTCTTAAAATATTAAAACGAGTCTTCCGGAAACCGAAGGCTTGTTTTGTAATTTGTGTTTACCAGAGACAATGGAGATCCCCTGAAATTGAGAAGGATATCCTTAATATATCAACCCTGTATTTTTAAATAGAAAACGTACTACATAATGAGAAACGGCTACCAACAGACCTGGTGTATCAGATAAGGACACGGACTAACTTGAGGGACTGAAGGGCGCATGCTCCTGGCGGTTCAAGCCCTCCGTAAAATCCTGCTACATCAGCTTTATACCCTTCGCTGTACAGTCCCTGCGTATTTCTTCCGGCCAGAGACTGGCCTGAACTTCACCCACATGGGCCTTTCTCAGAAGAAACATACAGAGCCGTGATTGACCGATCCCACCACCTATAGATTCAGGAAAATCTCCCGACAGAAGACGTTTGTGGAACAATAGATCCTTCCGGTCTTCAGCATCACGAAGATGCATTTGTCTCAACAAAGCTTCCCGGTCGACTCTGATTCCCATGGAAGAGATCTCGAATGTCCGGTTAAGAATGGGATTCCAGAGAATAATGTCGCCATTCAACCCCTTGTAACCGTCTTCATTTTCACTGCTCCAGTCATCATAGTCGGGGGCGCGTCCATCATGAGCGTTCCCATCGGAAAGAGCAGCGCCGATACCAATGATAAACACTGCGCCGTATTGAGAAGCAGCCTTTGATTCCCTCTCTACAGGAGTCAGGTCCGGATACTGCCTGCAAAGCTCTTCAGCATGAATGAAAGTAATGCTTTCGGGCAGAATCGGTTTTATCTCAGGAAAACTTTCAAAAACCATAAATTCAGTAGCTTTCAAAGTCGCATAAATCTTCTTAACCATAGACTTCAGATAAGCCAGAGTCCTGTCCGAAGAGGAAATTGCCTTTTCCCAGTCCCACTGGTCCACGTAATAAGAATGCAGGTTATCAGGATCTTCGTCCGGGCGTATAGCATTCATATCGGTGTACAGACCATAACCGAGGTCAATGTTATAATCTCCCAGCATCATTCTTTTCCATTTTGCCAGAGACTGGGGAATTTCGGCATAACATCCCATTCCTTTGGGCTTGAAAGAAACCGGCTTCTCTATACCATTCAGATCATCATTAATACCGGTTCCCGCTTCGATAAAAAGGGGCGCGGTGACTCTCCGAAGTCTCAGCTGGGCGGAAAAATAGGTCTGAAAAAACATTTTGATATCGGCAATGGCCTTTTCAGTTTCTTCAAGAGACAATAAGGATTTATATCCTTCGGGGTAATAATATTCTGCACTCATAAAATATATCCTCTCATAATTTTAAATATCAGTATAAAGCATGATTTCTGATTTAGCATTTGCAAACAGGATGATTTAAAGAGAGTAAGACTTCTCCCTAGTTTTCCAGACATCTGAGAAACCGAAAATGTGGTGCGGCGAAAACCCAAAGATTGCACTAATTAGTGATATTATGAAGCAGGGAATGTGGCTGAATGATTACTCCGATTTTCCGGAGCAGAATCGAATATCCCCGGTTCTTTTAAATCTAGAGACATTACATTTAAAATTTTCAACTTGTAACCTGTCGGTCCCTGGCACCTGTAGATTTTAAGATACAATTTCCATCTGTTATAGCTATTATTCAGAGTCCTTTTTTTTCTTT
This sequence is a window from Oceanispirochaeta sp.. Protein-coding genes within it:
- a CDS encoding methyl-accepting chemotaxis protein → MKKYSPLLIIIKNFFIFLASSVLYLWLFIPNITAIRLIMISGLLTGTALIVLLINLRKQKKIITQISRSLSEIKKGEEVDLSIKIVESAESSTNNLAENMDILTDHLNSVFIDISRSTRKFNLFASDIFFSARHLSEKSHDQSQTMEVILRQVSSFQNALSSLETEISAILEQLNETSDAYRGLNERSAAASSRLEPLADETRKASGEAKTGQQNVEQSAQVIQNLVETMNSLQEGMERMSEKTSRVSKVIVTLEDISERTHVLATNASIEAARAGSQGAGFAVIASEVRKLAGYSREAIKDVGDFLKETSKSINENTLYWKTGVEKAYAVKHFGDNAREVLGSISSRMSEITRGMDDFQIQFQEQGIIIDKTLKISGDINNRINGFSETLKEQSKGYDAIQSLVKNAAEGSEAASTSASVLSQLATYLKVGGKELKYAIKHFRISEERQLSTIARQEMRRVLLYNLEIFQNGRFIGHLGDLSPSGLLMYSDFEFTLGNEISSNVQLPIGFTHLNEISLLLTPRRIEHDGDSFRIGCSMKLQNQNQFEEFTEILEKLTLHDINETILSQPSAKIQEEFEEDIEELCEI
- a CDS encoding aldo/keto reductase encodes the protein MKITNITDCTTLNNGIQMPRFGLGVFQMTEPDETVNAIRWALDAGYRSIDTAAIYKNEKETGKGIKAGSVAREDIFLTTKVWNEDMRQDRVKEAFEQSLKLLDTDYVDLYLLHWPVKGCYKRAWDTLQELYAKGRMKAIGVSNFMIENLKDIESGSDIIPAINQIEYHPHLQQPELLQYCREKNIQVEAWSPLMQGKIFTIKEITDLAEKYKKTAVQIILRWDLQNGIVTIPKSSRKERIIDNADVFNFELSEEDMGILNSLDSGTRVGPDPYTFNF
- the asnA gene encoding aspartate--ammonia ligase, giving the protein MSAEYYYPEGYKSLLSLEETEKAIADIKMFFQTYFSAQLRLRRVTAPLFIEAGTGINDDLNGIEKPVSFKPKGMGCYAEIPQSLAKWKRMMLGDYNIDLGYGLYTDMNAIRPDEDPDNLHSYYVDQWDWEKAISSSDRTLAYLKSMVKKIYATLKATEFMVFESFPEIKPILPESITFIHAEELCRQYPDLTPVERESKAASQYGAVFIIGIGAALSDGNAHDGRAPDYDDWSSENEDGYKGLNGDIILWNPILNRTFEISSMGIRVDREALLRQMHLRDAEDRKDLLFHKRLLSGDFPESIGGGIGQSRLCMFLLRKAHVGEVQASLWPEEIRRDCTAKGIKLM